The following are from one region of the Streptomyces decoyicus genome:
- a CDS encoding alpha/beta hydrolase: MRSRRIAPVLAASAVAALIPALTPATASAAENSLPQHLKQRPAWHRCNSAAPASFQCATLKVPLDYSRPGGKKIDLAISRIKASSPAERRGVLLLNPGGPGGQGLDMPQSLSAELPKSVQRKYDLIGFDPRGVGQSSPVSCGLTADEENWQRPYKAASFAKDVKWARTVADKCDAKQGDKLPHITTRNTARDMDVIRAVLGEKKISYLGYSYGTYLGAVYTQMFPRRSDRIVLDSAVDPARIWRGMMQVWAEGSEPAFTRWSKWTAKRNATYKLGNTPGKVRKTFWALVAQADRKPIELNGTLLNGDDIRAGRAMFFSVREAAEEIVELKKAADGKGASSTPDSVSPERPAPPAFGPGVPSDNYSASFWAVVCSDTRAWPRDPEQYRRDAIRDKAKYPLYGDFASQIKPCAFWKKNGSEPATTIDNKVGALTLQNEWDSQTPLSSGLGMHRAMKGSRMVTVAGGVGHGIYGSKSCADKTATAYLTTGKLPVKDVTCQAPAPAHERSSATKLPLPLPPGIPGLPARS; this comes from the coding sequence GTGCGAAGCAGACGAATAGCCCCCGTGCTGGCGGCGAGTGCCGTCGCGGCGCTGATTCCGGCACTCACACCGGCGACCGCCTCCGCCGCTGAGAACTCCTTACCGCAGCACCTCAAGCAGAGACCGGCATGGCACCGCTGCAACAGCGCAGCCCCGGCCTCCTTTCAGTGCGCCACCCTCAAGGTCCCGTTGGACTACAGCCGTCCGGGCGGCAAGAAGATCGACCTCGCGATATCGCGGATCAAGGCGAGCAGTCCCGCCGAACGCCGCGGCGTCCTGCTGCTCAATCCCGGGGGGCCGGGCGGCCAGGGCCTCGATATGCCACAGTCGCTGTCGGCCGAGCTCCCCAAGTCCGTGCAGAGAAAGTACGACCTCATCGGCTTCGACCCACGGGGTGTCGGCCAAAGCTCCCCCGTCAGCTGCGGCCTGACCGCCGATGAGGAGAACTGGCAGCGGCCCTACAAGGCCGCGTCGTTCGCCAAGGACGTCAAGTGGGCCCGGACCGTCGCCGACAAGTGCGACGCCAAGCAGGGCGACAAGCTGCCCCACATCACCACGCGCAACACCGCCCGTGACATGGACGTCATCCGGGCCGTGCTGGGCGAGAAGAAGATCTCCTACCTCGGGTACTCGTACGGCACCTATCTCGGAGCCGTCTACACGCAGATGTTCCCGCGGCGCAGCGACCGGATCGTACTGGACAGCGCCGTCGACCCCGCGCGGATCTGGCGGGGCATGATGCAGGTCTGGGCGGAGGGCAGCGAGCCCGCGTTCACGAGGTGGAGCAAGTGGACCGCTAAGCGGAACGCGACCTACAAGCTGGGCAACACCCCGGGCAAGGTCCGCAAGACGTTCTGGGCTCTGGTCGCCCAGGCCGACCGGAAGCCGATCGAGCTCAACGGCACCCTCCTGAACGGCGATGACATCCGCGCGGGCCGTGCCATGTTCTTCAGTGTGCGCGAGGCCGCGGAGGAAATCGTCGAGCTGAAGAAGGCCGCCGACGGCAAGGGCGCGTCCTCCACCCCTGACAGCGTGTCGCCCGAGCGACCCGCACCGCCGGCGTTCGGCCCCGGCGTGCCCTCGGACAACTACAGCGCAAGCTTCTGGGCAGTCGTCTGCTCCGACACCCGCGCCTGGCCGCGCGACCCCGAGCAGTACCGCCGCGATGCGATCCGGGACAAGGCCAAGTACCCGCTGTACGGCGACTTCGCGTCCCAGATCAAGCCGTGCGCGTTCTGGAAGAAGAACGGCAGCGAACCCGCCACCACGATCGACAACAAGGTCGGGGCACTCACCCTGCAGAACGAGTGGGACTCCCAGACACCGCTGTCCAGTGGCCTCGGCATGCACCGGGCCATGAAGGGCTCGAGGATGGTCACGGTCGCCGGGGGCGTCGGACACGGCATCTACGGTTCCAAGTCGTGCGCCGACAAGACGGCCACCGCGTACCTGACCACGGGCAAGCTCCCCGTGAAGGACGTGACCTGCCAGGCACCCGCGCCCGCACATGAGCGCAGCAGCGCCACCAAGCTGCCGCTTCCCCTGCCTCCGGGCATCCCGGGGCTGCCCGCCCGCTCCTGA
- a CDS encoding cupin domain-containing protein gives MSAVNLTETAAVLPEAWSSRRLGLVGTACVKVLRMDELPVEEESHGAAEALLVLDGRLELEVEGMPVSVQAGELFMVAAGAEHAVRPGSRARW, from the coding sequence ATGAGTGCGGTCAACCTGACGGAGACTGCCGCCGTGCTGCCGGAGGCGTGGAGTTCTCGCAGGCTGGGTCTGGTGGGGACAGCCTGCGTGAAGGTGCTGCGCATGGATGAGCTGCCGGTTGAGGAGGAGAGCCATGGGGCCGCCGAGGCGCTGCTGGTCCTCGACGGCAGGCTGGAGCTGGAGGTGGAGGGCATGCCGGTGTCGGTGCAGGCGGGCGAGCTGTTCATGGTTGCGGCGGGAGCTGAACACGCAGTCCGTCCAGGAAGCCGGGCACGTTGGTGA
- a CDS encoding right-handed parallel beta-helix repeat-containing protein, with protein MPMHTPRPRRLIPTAALTTAVGTALMLGGMTEPSWGATAARYPGQVKCPKGGYQLCIDGGPGGFTISGRKFSGHANAILLRNVSNVTVSGNTFKNLSGSTGYAAVHVKNSSDIAIRKNTFSGLRNGGNMHGVYLVQTSGSSITGNKFSSITGDPVRIRDGSRNNTVSGNTFTKSGQYAMFSEWGRLERGETCGRGNVFKSNKYGTGYSVRRLPLIKWGGRGGGSTGLKLTWNNCKKASIVNRGGNTKL; from the coding sequence ATGCCCATGCATACGCCGCGTCCCCGCCGTCTCATACCGACTGCCGCCCTCACCACCGCCGTCGGCACCGCGCTGATGCTCGGCGGCATGACCGAGCCGAGCTGGGGTGCCACCGCCGCCAGGTACCCGGGGCAGGTCAAGTGCCCCAAGGGCGGCTACCAGCTGTGCATCGACGGCGGTCCCGGCGGCTTCACCATCAGCGGCAGGAAGTTCTCCGGCCACGCCAACGCGATCCTGCTGAGGAACGTCTCGAACGTCACGGTCAGCGGAAACACGTTCAAGAACCTCAGCGGCTCCACCGGCTACGCCGCCGTCCACGTGAAGAACTCCTCCGACATCGCGATCCGGAAGAACACCTTCTCCGGGCTGCGCAACGGCGGGAACATGCACGGCGTCTACCTGGTACAGACCTCGGGCAGCAGCATCACCGGCAACAAGTTCTCGTCGATCACCGGCGATCCCGTACGGATCAGGGACGGCAGCCGGAACAACACGGTGAGCGGGAACACCTTCACCAAGTCCGGCCAGTACGCCATGTTCAGCGAGTGGGGTCGGCTGGAGAGAGGCGAAACCTGCGGTCGTGGCAACGTCTTCAAAAGCAACAAGTACGGAACCGGCTACTCCGTCAGGCGGCTCCCGCTGATCAAGTGGGGCGGCAGGGGCGGCGGCAGCACCGGCCTCAAGCTCACCTGGAACAACTGCAAGAAGGCGAGCATCGTCAACAGGGGCGGCAACACCAAGCTGTAG